In a single window of the Acidaminococcales bacterium genome:
- a CDS encoding metal ABC transporter substrate-binding protein encodes MQKFIVSLFMSLTLVLPGLGQAAPPNRETGKIKVVSTIFAPYDFARAVAGDRAELTMLLPPGAESHSFEPTPRDIVNIQKCDVFIYIGGESETWVEQILKSTDTGKRKTLALMDKVTVVKEEIVEGMQEESEEEETEEPEYDEHIWTSPKNAKLLTQAIADTLSAADPDNAAFYQENAKDYIVKLNKLDKDFQAVVDGAVRKTIVFGDRFPFRYFADDYKLSYFAAFPGCSTETEPSAATLVFLINKVKQGKIPVVFHIELSNEKIADMLCEATGAKKRLLHACHNISRDDFRKGETYLSIMARNVEALREALW; translated from the coding sequence GCCGCCTAACCGGGAGACCGGGAAAATCAAAGTCGTTTCCACGATTTTTGCCCCTTACGATTTTGCGCGCGCGGTTGCCGGAGATCGGGCAGAGTTGACCATGTTGCTGCCGCCCGGCGCGGAAAGCCATTCTTTTGAACCTACGCCGCGGGACATTGTCAACATACAAAAATGCGACGTTTTTATTTATATTGGCGGCGAATCGGAAACATGGGTGGAACAAATCCTTAAATCTACCGACACAGGCAAAAGGAAAACGCTCGCCTTGATGGACAAAGTAACTGTGGTCAAGGAGGAAATAGTGGAAGGGATGCAGGAGGAAAGCGAAGAAGAAGAAACGGAAGAACCTGAATATGACGAGCATATCTGGACATCGCCGAAAAACGCGAAGCTGCTCACTCAGGCCATTGCCGATACTTTGTCCGCGGCCGACCCGGACAATGCCGCTTTTTATCAGGAAAACGCCAAGGACTACATAGTCAAACTGAACAAACTCGACAAGGATTTTCAGGCGGTAGTGGACGGCGCCGTGCGCAAGACCATCGTCTTTGGCGATCGTTTCCCTTTCCGTTATTTCGCCGACGACTACAAACTGTCTTATTTCGCCGCTTTCCCCGGCTGTTCCACGGAAACCGAGCCGAGCGCGGCGACGCTTGTCTTTTTGATCAACAAAGTCAAACAGGGGAAAATACCGGTGGTTTTCCACATAGAATTGTCCAACGAAAAAATAGCGGACATGCTCTGCGAAGCGACCGGCGCGAAAAAACGCTTGCTGCACGCGTGCCATAACATCAGCAGGGACGATTTCCGAAAAGGCGAGACATACCTTTCAATTATGGCGCGCAACGTAGAAGCGCTAAGGGAGGCCCTTTGGTAA
- a CDS encoding metal ABC transporter permease, with the protein MLEIWREMFSYAFIVRAIIVGLFVSLCAALLGVSLVLKRYSMIGDGLSHVGFGTLAVATALNMAPIKVSIPVVVLAAFLLLRISESSKIKGDAAIALISTGALAVGVVVISLTTGMNTDVCNYMFGSILAMNKDDVYLSVALSAAVLFSFVFLYNKIFAVTFDESYARAIGVRTGMYNMLIAFLTAITIVLGMRMMGALLISSLIIFPALTAMRVCRKFKTVTICAAAISVVSFLAGVTASYVYSTPTGASVVLVNIAFFLAFWEASILKGSCSA; encoded by the coding sequence ATGCTTGAAATCTGGCGGGAAATGTTTTCTTATGCCTTTATCGTGCGCGCGATAATTGTTGGCTTGTTTGTTTCTTTGTGCGCGGCGCTTTTGGGCGTCAGCCTTGTTTTAAAACGCTATTCAATGATCGGCGACGGCCTTTCGCATGTGGGGTTTGGCACGCTGGCCGTTGCCACGGCGCTGAACATGGCGCCTATTAAAGTATCCATTCCCGTCGTAGTGCTGGCGGCTTTTTTGCTTCTTAGAATCAGCGAAAGCAGCAAGATCAAAGGCGACGCCGCCATTGCCCTCATTTCTACCGGCGCTCTGGCAGTGGGCGTCGTTGTCATTTCCCTGACCACCGGCATGAATACCGATGTCTGCAACTACATGTTCGGCAGCATACTGGCCATGAACAAGGACGACGTATATTTAAGCGTGGCGCTTTCCGCTGCGGTACTGTTCTCTTTTGTCTTTTTATATAACAAAATATTCGCCGTTACTTTTGACGAAAGTTACGCACGGGCGATCGGGGTAAGGACCGGCATGTACAATATGCTGATAGCTTTCCTGACCGCCATAACCATCGTCCTGGGCATGAGGATGATGGGCGCGCTGCTGATTTCCAGCCTGATCATTTTTCCCGCGCTTACCGCCATGCGGGTATGCAGGAAATTTAAAACCGTTACCATTTGCGCGGCGGCCATTTCGGTTGTCTCTTTTCTGGCCGGCGTTACCGCCTCATATGTTTATAGCACGCCCACGGGCGC
- a CDS encoding metal ABC transporter ATP-binding protein has translation MALITCRDAAFSYEGVSAASGIDFTVNCGDYLCIVGENGSGKSTLIKGLLRLKQPQQGEIILGEGLKADDIGYLPQQSAVQQDFPASVYEVVISGRLGTRGLWPFYTRQDKAAALENMRRFNIEDLRGRCYRELSGGQRQRVLLARALCSARRLLLLDEPAAGLDPLVTQDLYHLVDGINKNDGIAIVMVSHDVKSAAKYASHILHLRTRQAFFGLTGDYVKSSVGRAFLGDETDA, from the coding sequence ATGGCGCTCATAACTTGCCGGGACGCCGCTTTTTCCTATGAAGGGGTCAGTGCCGCCAGCGGGATTGATTTTACAGTAAATTGCGGCGATTATCTTTGTATTGTTGGAGAAAACGGCTCCGGCAAGAGTACGCTCATCAAAGGCCTGCTGCGGCTCAAACAGCCGCAGCAGGGGGAAATAATCTTGGGCGAAGGGCTGAAGGCGGACGATATTGGCTATTTGCCGCAACAGTCCGCCGTGCAGCAAGATTTTCCCGCGAGCGTGTACGAGGTGGTCATTTCCGGCCGCCTCGGAACGCGCGGGCTATGGCCTTTTTATACCAGGCAGGACAAAGCGGCGGCTTTGGAAAACATGCGCCGGTTTAACATCGAAGACCTGCGCGGCCGCTGTTATCGGGAACTGTCCGGCGGCCAGCGCCAGCGCGTTCTTTTGGCGCGGGCGCTCTGTTCGGCGCGCCGGCTGCTTTTGCTGGACGAACCGGCGGCCGGGCTGGATCCTTTGGTAACGCAGGATTTATATCATTTGGTCGACGGCATTAACAAAAATGACGGAATCGCCATCGTCATGGTGTCCCATGACGTCAAGAGCGCGGCCAAATACGCCAGCCATATTTTGCATCTAAGGACCCGGCAGGCTTTTTTCGGTCTTACGGGCGACTACGTCAAATCAAGCGTTGGACGCGCTTTCTTGGGAGATGAAACTGATGCTTGA